In Triticum aestivum cultivar Chinese Spring chromosome 5B, IWGSC CS RefSeq v2.1, whole genome shotgun sequence, the following proteins share a genomic window:
- the LOC123114281 gene encoding PTI1-like tyrosine-protein kinase 2, giving the protein MRHWLCCNGRSGDDDDRHEVEHSKAQGNKIDGKQKSSKPADQPEPDISPPTIDVPELSFEDLKEKTDNFGSSSLIGEGSYGRVYHATMDDGRQAAIKKFDASENEPNDEFLKQVSLVSRLKHENLVEMLGYYVEGNYRILAYEFATMGSLHDVLHGRKGVQGAQPGPVLDWMQRVKIAIEAAKGIEYLHEKVQPSIIHRDIRSSNVLLFEDFKAKIADFNLLNQAPDMAARLHSTRVLGTFGYHAPEYAMTGQLTQKSDVYSFGVVLLELLTGRKPVDHTMPRGQQSLVTWATPRLSEDKVKQCVDPRLKGEYPPKGVAKLGAVAALCVQYEAEFRPNMSIVVKALSPLLQQRAAGSELAPAPGA; this is encoded by the exons ATGAGGCATTGGCTTTGTTGCAATGGCCGGAGCGGTGACGACGACGACAGACATGAGGTGGAACATTCCAAAGCTCAGGGGAATAAGATAGACG GCAAGCAAAAATCTTCGAAACCTGCTGATCAACCTGAGCCAGATATTTCCCCTCCTACAATTGATGTCCCAGAACTGTCATTTGAGGACTTGAAAGAAAAGACTGACAATTTTGGATCGAGTTCTCTGATTGGTGAAGGTTCATACGGACGAGTATATCATGCTACCATGGATGATGGCAGGCAAGCGGCTATTAAGAAATTTGATGCATCTGAAAATGAGCCTAACGATGAATTCTTGAAACAG GTCTCACTTGTATCAAGGCTAAAACATGAAAATCTCGTGGAGATGCTGGGCTACTATGTGGAGGGCAACTATCGTATACTGGCATATGAATTTGCAACAATGGGTTCTCTTCATGATGTTCTGCATG GAAGAAAAGGAGTTCAAGGTGCGCAGCCTGGTCCTGTGCTTGACTGGATGCAGAGAGTCAAAATTGCTATCGAGGCGGCAAAAGGTATAGAGTACCTACATGAGAAGGTTCAGCCTTCAATCATCCATCGGGACATCAGATCAAGCAATGTGCttctgtttgaggacttcaaggcgAAAATTGCAGACTTCAACCTCTTAAATCAAGCTCCTGATATGGCAGCACGTCTCCATTCGACTCGTGTATTAGGGACATTTGGATATCATGCGCCAGA ATATGCTATGACTGGCCAGCTGACACAGAAGAGTGACGTCTACAGCTTTGGCGTGGTTCTTCTTGAACTTCTGACTGGAAGGAAACCGGTCGATCACACAATGCCTCGGGGGCAGCAAAGTTTAGTCACTTGG GCTACTCCAAGATTGAGTGAAGATAAGGTGAAGCAATGCGTAGATCCTCGGTTGAAGGGAGAATATCCTCCAAAGGGAGTTGCTAAG CTGGGTGCGGTGGCAGCTCTGTGCGTGCAGTATGAAGCAGAGTTCAGGCCCAACATGAGCATCGTCGTCAAGGCGCTCTCTCCTCTGCTACAACAAAGAGCAGCAGGCTCGGAGCTGGCCCCGGCACCCGGGGCTTAG